A segment of the Phalacrocorax aristotelis chromosome 5, bGulAri2.1, whole genome shotgun sequence genome:
ttcctcctcctcttcctctccccctccccctatACTCCTCCCCTGAATCTGTTTGCTTCTTCCTTCGCTTCACCTCTTTCCTTGCGGTCTGCACACTGGAAACCTCTCCAAGACACGGTCCAGtcagctgaaaccagaaaaGGACACTCATTAGCACCATTTGCTGTCAGAACCAGCGGTGGCTATTTCCATTACCCACCCCTCACGTTTTGGGATCACTCTGCTATTGCccacagaaggaaacagaagggcTACACAAGTCTTGGAGGTCTGGACCTGGCTCACCAAAGCATCTCCATGCGTGCTGAAGGGAACAAGCAAATGGTCTGTGGAGTGATGGGTGAGCCTTGGGCATCTCACCAGACCTTCTGCCTCTGCCCAAACCGTGTTATGGGAAGGGGCACTGTCTGGCAAGATCCTTCTCCAGGGATGATGGGAACCACAAAGTGAGTCCAGAGCAAATGGAGCCAAATCTCCCTCACTCCCTGGCCACACACCCACCCTTCTTCTCCCCAAAGCCCTGTGCGTCCTTGTCTTGCTTCTCCTTTTGTGCCCTGAtgttcctccctctctgctcttgGCCACTGCAGCTAGAATAAGCTGGGATGTCTGGTTTCCAGTTTCTGCCTGAGTATAATAAAAATGTGGGCAACTCACAGGGCACGCTCTTAACAGAGGAGAGTGTTTCCAAGAGACTCCTTCCCaccccttcttccccctttttttgaAAGCACTAAAGCACTGCCCACGCTGGTGCTGGGCACTGGGCTGTGACAGGGACTGGGTTCCTGGCAGTCAGTGTAGGGGAGCAGCAGCGTCCACCAAACCCATGCCGTCAGCTGTGAGCCAGAGCAGGAAATGAGCCCAGACCTCACATCCGGAGGAAATGCTCCTGAACATCTGGAGGACCTGAACATCTGGAAAACCTCCCTTAGCAGTGATAAGTGCTGGGCACAGCATTCGGCTCAGGCCCCAGGAGAACTTGTGCGCCTCAGCTGGGAGTGCAGGGGTGGGGTGCTGAGGTGGTTTTTTGCTCATAGGAAGCAAAAGctgccagcatttttttttccagggaagaGCTCTGCTGCACTCACAGCCTTTGGCTCAAAAAGCAACGGACGAAAACCAGCTGCCCACCTCCACCTGCAGTGAGATCCTCTTAACAGCATCTCCGGACAAAATGCACTACTTCTGAGAACTCCAGCAGTTGTGTGAAGGGCCAGTCTGGGTGCTTGGGAGACTCCCCAAAAGACATTAAGGGCAATGCCTGAGCAGGCTTTTCTCCCATATCCCAGTCTCAGGTGTCCCTAGATGTACATCTCCCATGTGCATTCATCCTCAATTGCCCCTCTGTCTACTTCTACCATGGAAGGAGCTGGTTACACAGCCAGATGTTCCTAGGCATTTGGCTTAAGGCCACCCAGCTCACACCGGGACACCAATAGGAGCTCTCCCTCACCGCTATCCAGCAGGATTGCAATGATTTAAATAAActcatcatttaaaaaaaaaaacacacaaaaaacaaggaacgaaacagaagaaaaacaggcaaGTGAAAACAGACAATCTGAAAAACACTGTTTCTGGCTCCAGCACATACAAtttataaaaccaaaacagcccCCTTATGGCTAATTCTCAATATTGCATCAGTTCCATATATCCCAGGGGATATATCTAATGCGGAAAACTCTTCTGAGGAACACAGGACTTTCACAGTGGGACGGGTCTGCTCTGAAGCTTTAGGATGAGGCAATATACACGAGTGCATTAGGAGACAATGCGCTCACCCAGATCTTCAACTGAACTCTTCTAGGGCCAGTCTGGTGAACATGCAGTGTGCCACACACATTCAACACCAGTTTAACTCCTCTTTCAGAGGGGCAGCATGGGAAGGAGCTTTCCCGGGGAAATCACAAcaaaacacatatttttttaaattcagttctgTAGAATTTTGTTCCgcaaaataatgggaaaaagTAAACAATCCTTTCCTCCTACACACTTCCTCAAGAAAGTGGGAATTTTGACTTACCTATGTTTTGACAGAAAAATTCCATTTCTGTCACAAAggtgtttcattaaaaaaaaaggcctgttgctgaaactgtttctgctgcatttgTTTGCAGACAATTGTATGTGCTGTCACTTCCTGCCCTGCTTCCAATATACCCCCACTGCACCCCACCTCCTGCTTCTGAAACTCACCAGTCACGATATCACACATTTACAGTTCATGCAGCCAGGGCCGCTCTCATCTGGGGGATTCAGCTTGCGCAGCTTGTGCTGACGGATCTCTCGCACCAAGGTATAGAAGGCATCTTCAACGCCCTGGAAGAAAAGCATCGCTTGAAGCAGCTGCCCACTTAAAGAGGGGACAgtggagagaagagagagctctgctccccagctaGGTGTCCCTAGTGCTGTCTTTAGCAGTGCAGATTGGAGAGTTAAAGGTATAAACGAAGCTGGGAAGACTAATAGGGATCTTAGTGTGGCCCCTGAACAGACAGCAAGATTGAATGAGCAACCATGAGGCCAAGGAGCGCTTAAGTCCTTGAGATTCATCAGCTTTCACCAGCCTGAATGAGGTCTACCACCCAAGAGAAAAGCCACCACTAGCACACTGAAGGGACCAGCCAGCGGCTCCATTTCCATCTTTGTGCTTTGGGAGCCCCACATAGTCCTTCCAGCACTGGTATATTCTGCCTGTAGGTCTGCCAAATATAGTGTGGATGAGGTTAGTCAAGTGCCCTGAGCTTAGCTGACCTGCAGTGACTATGGGGGTTATTCCAGAGCCTTGGAGAAATCCCTGAGAAGGCATCTTCCCTTCACTGCTAACAGAGTATGAATTCTGCACTTCTACAGATTGGAGGCTTGAgcctgggcgggggggggtgaaTGCCCTGATGAAGCATTTAGCCTTGAGGAAGCAACTAACCCAAGCCCTTGCACCCATCTATCTGCAAGGCAGTGTCTGCCTGTTCCTGCTTCTCCAGAACAGCactggagaaaagagaagaaaaagaagattttgtttaaaacccTCCTCCCACCTGTCTGGTTTTGGCAGACGTTTCTATGTAGGGGATCCCATAACTCCGGGCCAGGTCCTGTGCTTGCCGAGTCTCCACTGTCCTGGCTGGTAGGTCACATTTATTTCCCACCAGCACCATGGGAACATCATCTGAGTCCTTCACCCTCTTGATCTGCTCCCTGCAAGAGTAAGAAGTACCAaagtaaaaggagaaaaggcGTCAGGGGCAGCTCCAGGACACTCCACACCAGTTTGTTCGTAAAGAGTTAACAGCTACGCTTTGTTCCTGCCAAGTGCCTTGTGTTGGGCTTTCAGGAGAACAGAAATGACCACAGCACTTAAGTGAGTAAACAGCAAAATGGCTAGGGCACTTCTGGAAACGAAAACTAAACACACTTCTGCTCTTTAAATGCAACTGTTTACAAAACACAACTTGAAATTATTACAATCTGTATTAAGACATGAGCTTAAGACAGTTTAAgctaaataaaagtaaattcttGAGCAGTTACCTGTAGTTCCAACATTTTAGATCAAGAAATCTCCCTGAATGGGATAAAAAATCCCAGAACACCTGCAATCAGAATTTGCTGAGTTGATAAACCAGCTTTTGGCAGCCATAACCTTTTCTGCAGATGCACAGGCAATATTTGCTTCCTTTCAGTTTAGTTCAGGTCACTCAAAGTTGAGAAACCAACTGGGAAGCAAAAAAGCTGTAATGCTCGCTTCTTCATTCCAACCTCGAATTTAAAACTAGGTGGGCGAGGATGAGATCCACCACTTCTGAAAATTCTTAAAGGCCATTATGACCACAAACAGCCCATTCAATTCCCTCCTGACAGATAACAACTTCCTTTGCTTAATAAATCATTTAACTTCAGatgcaaaacagcttttttttttcttgcttatgCATCCAGAACATTTAACATGGTTTTATTTAACtaataaaagcattatttaaaatgctgtttttttcattttaaccgAATTCAGATTTCCATCCAAAAGCAGCTGGACATGTATCTCACACACAAAACCGATCACCGTTTTTTAATGTAGTATAACATAGAAATTAGGTCTGACTATATGTACAATATGCCATAAAGCCACTTAAATGTTCCGTGTAACGTCCTGATCAGCAAACGCAAGTACTAAATTTAGTGCATGGGCTACACTTAGCTGAAAAGCGATACCTCCTAATGGTTACTAACCAGGGAGAGCCAGCGTTTCTCTGGggaatattcttttaaaagtgcAAACACAAAGAGCACAGGCGAAACGAGATGAAAGCCGATGATTTACATCATGATTAAAACCGGGGCTTGGAATCAAGCCATCCTGCGAGTGATTCACAGGCACCAGCCCCGGCACAAGGATGAATGCTACTGAATCCCTCAGGTGCTTTAGGAAAATCCCATCCTTTGTCCTCCAGTTCAGCTAAAACAAGCCAAATTAGTCCAACTGTATAGTTATTATGCTGAACACATCTGCTAGCCAAAGACTGAGACATCTCAACAGCTCGGAGCACTGCCTCTGACTACAGAGCAAGAAAGGGCTGTGCCTGTAATCGGAGCTACAGGATTATCTGGGACCTGGGTTTCTGATGAGGGACTGGGATACACAGTCCCTTGGTGGGCAGTGGACAGAGTGGGAACAGGCAGAGCCATCTCTTGCATCCTCTGCAAGTGCCTCCCATCACAgccaagccaaaaaaaaaaaaaaaaaaaaaaaaagacaaagcagagagaTCCCTCCCTAAGCTAGCATCAGGGTAACCAGGGAAAACTCCTGCTGCATTCAGATCatctccttggctctccagctTTGCAGGGGTGATGGCAGCAGCGGAGAGAAGCAGGGTGGGTAACCTGGGTGCAGCCAAAGCAGGGCCATGCCAGGATGGGGTCCCTGCCACTGCTCTCCAGTACATCCTCTTGGGCAAGGCACCTTACTGGGGCTCTGACTCTCCTCCTGCCCCGCCTCTGCCCTCATTGAAACAGAGCTCCAACATACCAGGACTGCCTCTCCCCATGTGTGTATGGCTGGCAGACCACAGCCTCGCCACAATGGCTGCTAGTGGGGCAAgcagccctccctgcccttcccagcctCCTCTCCCAGATCCCGGAGCCCAGCAGAAGTTGCTGAGATCGATTACAGTAACAAAACAATTCCATTAAttagggagggaagggagggggccaTAGAGGATCAGCTCTCTCTTTAGTCACCATAAACACTTAAACATTACATTACTGAGTCCCCAAAGGCCACAAGCAATCCCTTCGGATGGGTTTTATTGGAGTCACTGACATTAGCCGTCTGCTCCATCTCTTCCCTGAGGAATGGCCACTTGAGCTAATTGTCTTTGCTGGCAGCCAGTGCTTCCACCACAGGGCCTGATCGaaaagggagggcaggagggtgcAGCAGCAAGGCATCCCCTTTGCACAGAACAAAAGGGAAGGGGCCCTTCCCAGGACACCAACCTGTACTGGTGAATATCTTCAAAGGACTTGGTGTTGTTGATGGCGAAGACGCAGAGGAATCCTTCCCCCGTTCTCATGTACTGGTCTCTCATGGCACTGTACTCCTCTTGCCCTGCGGTATCCAAGATGTCTAACAAGCAGGTCTCACCATCAATGACAACCTGTTTTCTGTAGGAATCCTGCAGgccaggagagagaaagggaggaggatGTGTTAAGGGAGGGCTTGCATCTGGCCAAGCAAAGGGATGGAACGAGTGCATCCCTGGGAAGATGACAGGTCATGCTCTGCCTGGGTTTAGCTCCCATTAAGTAGTCAACTCAATCTGTTTCAAAAATGGGAGGGAaagtaaaaacatgaaaaaggaggaaaaaaaataaagaggaagcaGCTGAGCAGGTTTTCCCTTCTCTGTCAGGGCCACAGAAGAAACAGCCCCTGGCTTGCTCTCCCcattcccagccctgcctctggcAGACCAGGGGCAGCTTTGTCTCTACCACACCACACAGCCCTTGACAACTATTTTCCTAAACTCTATTTAGTCCCAACtaatcctttctgctgctgccctgcctgggtgCTGGACGGGGACACCCAGGAAAGGCAGCTCTCACCAGCCAGGCTTCCAGCCACTACCTGCAATCTTCAGGGCTGGAAGGTGTTTAAGATCACCTGGAAATCCAGCACCTCCAATGCATCTCAGACCAGGCACCAGAGGTGATATACCACCAGTAAGGCTGCAAACTGAGCTTGATGGTAAACCTCTCCTTCaaacatgaggaaaagaaaaaaatatatgtcaCGCTGTGAGGAAGACGTTTCCCACAACCAGTCAGTGCCGAGAGGGCTCTATGAGAGGTAAGCACTATCCAGTCAGGTCCTCtgaagttgggttttttccctgcagcagtGGCAATCGCAACTTATCGCAGATTTGAGAAGGCCTGGAAATGACTCAGGGCATCCCTCAAAAGGTTTCATTTTCAAGGCAGCCTCCTCAAAGAACTGCTCCTCCCCACCCTGGTGGTCTCAtcagcagggatgctgctggggcagcccctgcATAGAGGAACATACTCATCCCTCCTCCAATAGCTGTCCCCTGAGTACAGCGCAGCATTCTCAACTCTCAGCAAGAGGAGTAAGCCAAAACCAAAGGTATGAAAAAGGCGCAAGTCAGCAATATGACCGTGACAGTGCTTTGCAGCCACTCACAGAAGCTACAGCTgcagtttaaaattaattcaaacaTCTGCTGCTCTTCCAATGACCACAACAATGTTATCAGATGAGCTCTGCAGGTCTGCAGACAAACAGCCAACACAGCAAAGGTCATCAACAGGACCAGCAGCGGCACAGAAAGGGAATGGGGCCAACGCAGCCTCCACCCTTTGGTTCATTACTACAACATCATCATCTACTGGGGCTAACTGAAGTTGTTCCTCACCTTGCTGAGAGGGCCACAAAACCGGAGGAGATTAGGTCTGCTCTGCCATGACCTTCTTGGCCATGCCTTCCCAAAAAGGGGACTGCTGACCCACTGGGAATAAGCATGGAGTGATGGGCTGGCATCCAGCCAACCGCTCTGAGGGCAGCTGGCAGGGTGCCCTGTAGGGATGTGCTTTCATTTCTAGCCAATAATATATCTTGAGCCTCCTTGGTGCAAGGTAGAAGAGCACTGGTTCCACCTCTGGGGTCCCAGTGCCTGGCAGGGTCCGGCAAAGGGGACCCCAgtgcctgctctgcccagcagcaTGTCCTCCCACCCCTGTACCCTGGCTTGTGGCCAGAGGACAAGCCTCTCAGCACACGTGTTCGCAATTAATTGCTGAGTCCCCAGTTACAGAAGGTGTCACCAGCAGACAGCATGCCTATGGAGAAGCAATCCCACACCTCAGCTCAGGTCATCAACAAGCTGCTTGTAAGGCTAGCCAGCTCACTCACAGCCTGCACTCAATTCATTTAAGCAACAGCTAAAGCCTTTGCTCTATGCACatatactctttttttccccttttatccTGCTCATTGTAGCATTGCTGTGCTGTTTGTTAGCCAGTTGAAGAGAGTCAGCTCCTGTGCATGATCTAAAGCAGCATAGTCACAGGAGGGTGGTTTTTTGGTCACATTAGAATGGCCGGCAGGTGTGTGTCCTAAAtcccccaaaaaacaaagcagaattaaaaggaGACACCATGGAATGAGAAGATGGCCACGGTGCggggcacagccaagggagCTGTAAAGGTACCAGGGCTGGTGGGACCTTCCAGATGGTGCCCTGAGAAAAGCACCAGGGGCAAAGAAGGGTAAAAAGCAGCCCACGGCTCCTttaggaagaggagaagggcagagtggggctgggggaaacaggggaggagagcaggtgtctgccagggcacaggcacggcaggagcaggcaggcaggcagggtgaGGAGGGTGTGCTGGGAAATGCCATGCAAGGTTTACATTCCCCACTGCCTGTTTACATGAAGAAAATTCCCTGCAGGGTACATACAGGGTGCAGCCAgctggagacaaaaaaaaaaaaaggatgccaAAACCCAACACACCACTGGGTcagagctgcctctgcccccCCAAGGTCCAAGACAGGACCCATCCACACAGATGTCTCCCCAGAGAGGTTGCTCTCCATCAGCAGCTCTTTTGCCGAAAACAACCTGGAATGGGTTTCTAAGAAAAGCATACGATGCTACTGGTGATGAGCACGTGAGAGGAAAGGAGCTGGGCAAGAAGACAACTGCATCCATAAACAAGGTGCAGCACCGAGACTCGGGAGCCCTTAAATTAAATTCCAGTCTCTGCTGCAGACTTTCTGGGTGACCTTGGCCAAATGACATAAGAGCTTTTAAGtgctttctctcctccctgtctCTAGGACTGTAAGACTATTTCTGCCTTTCTACCAAGTCTTGTCTTACTTATTTAAATTGTAAGCATTTTGGGTGGGGACTACACATACAGCACCTACCAGAATAGATTTCTGATCCCAGCTGGGGCCCTTTAGccattatgataataataactgCAGGAACAACAGCTGCATTTATACACATCTGGCAGAGAA
Coding sequences within it:
- the HRAS gene encoding GTPase HRas: MTEYKLVVVGAGGVGKSALTIQLIQNHFVDEYDPTIEDSYRKQVVIDGETCLLDILDTAGQEEYSAMRDQYMRTGEGFLCVFAINNTKSFEDIHQYREQIKRVKDSDDVPMVLVGNKCDLPARTVETRQAQDLARSYGIPYIETSAKTRQGVEDAFYTLVREIRQHKLRKLNPPDESGPGCMNCKCVIS